Proteins co-encoded in one Saccharomyces mikatae IFO 1815 strain IFO1815 genome assembly, chromosome: 14 genomic window:
- the MDJ2 gene encoding Mdj2p (similar to Saccharomyces cerevisiae MDJ2 (YNL328C); ancestral locus Anc_3.10): MVLPIIIGLGVTMVALSVKSGLSAWTVYKTLSPLTIAKLNNIRIENATAGYRNELKFKSSLIDEQLKNRLNQYQGGFAPRMTEPEALLILDISAREINHLDEKLLKKKHRKAMVQNHPDKGGSPYIAAKINEAKELLGRSVLLRKN; this comes from the coding sequence ATGGTGTTGCCTATAATAATCGGTCTGGGGGTGACAATGGTTGCTCTCAGTGTTAAGTCTGGTCTCAGTGCGTGGACCGTTTACAAGACTCTATCTCCTTTGACCATAGCAAAACTAAATAATATTCGCATAGAAAACGCAACAGCTGGCTATCGCAATGAGCTCAAGTTCAAAAGCTCGCTGATAGATGAACAGCTGAAAAATCGGTTGAACCAGTACCAGGGCGGCTTTGCGCCTCGAATGACAGAACCAGAAGCTTTACTCATCTTGGATATCTCCGCAAGAGAGATTAATCACTTGGATGAAAAactgttaaaaaaaaaacatagaAAGGCTATGGTTCAAAACCATCCAGATAAGGGAGGAAGTCCCTATATAGCGGCCAAGATAAACGAAGCTAAAGAGCTTCTCGGAAGAAGCGTTTTGCTAAGAAAGAATTAG
- the EGT2 gene encoding Egt2p (similar to Saccharomyces cerevisiae EGT2 (YNL327W); ancestral locus Anc_3.11), whose amino-acid sequence MNKLFLPLVRILSLLSFTHALIQAQPVLQNIQIIDSYTKTKECTDPDHWFIIEGKLSIPKGSQESISFQVPEAFDSFPQESFSIKYNSNSAATISRSDEPTNNFTISIPEKISEDITTTFNFLAQLTSDAKSKVTEPKSIVYSFYSEGEMFNDVIDYVAKNTSAITTNGGIYKKNNTAWFTVDLPMATFLQPFYLTSQASSSSGYEFNTKLTKFEVITAVDSFNEPLRSIPYTAVHDYSAGDQIKCLFNSTVSGGLYLRVTYFTKELSSSSISNAVELIYPDEMTSEKLLNKRDTSTTLGLEFFSESAANIDPTTSDETTSSNAAIAPTYSNSTNSYASQSSVATSLNSQISTSSANNASNAFQTSSSVTPLAESGSIVSNAEASSTVTVSTGTHSSVYGTRQVSVDVSKASTLSSSNSTFSTPSSTQSFMVTQRSTSSGSLSAIEASYVSNSTIAATQTVTTTSSSGNVTVSSIEQSATTTSSVSNITISVLSSNTKHAISHSYVSNSTATPSSSILKSITSVPYVANSTTSAAAQSATIAPFATNFTVASLSSHITNTSSVDTITSSLSSGPFVSNITVASGSYRLSTTTESAQLTEIGSLIPISTITTSTTNLPTNRTGYDNLVSSTETVQATTTNDSPTFSTTNTKDATILFSSRNATSSLNSVSGSLPTTHGNSPLSTSIIGTKLTAAATGRNGSSSSASPTNFNQTIATVTDRSGAYSITSSTESAQITEYGSLLPISTLQKSAFATGSGKNGTSGFVSSTKFTPTTATATATATDKGNAYSVISSTESALVTEYGSLLPVSTLKKSTVIMGTDKDGLYTLTTCIESAEATEYSGLIPISTIRSSYIYTLTDESVVASYSTTIDAAQYAKHTSLVAVSTIKDAKSSLSTEESVVTGYSTTVGAAQYAKHTSLVAVSTIKDAKSSLSTEESVVTGYSTTVGAAQYAKHTSLVAVSTIKDAKSSLSTEESVVTGYSTTVGAAQYAKHTSLVAVSTIKDAKSSLSTEESVVTGYSTTVSDAQYNKHTSLVPVDTLKVSTFQEPTITEVCTTCTAASSFHSATLGAYTTLTSSKESLSTIVTWYSSSTIKPPSVSTYMGAANQLNISIGGLLLGIMSFLL is encoded by the coding sequence ATGAATAAACTATTTTTACCGCTAGTGCGAATCCTTTCATTACTCAGCTTTACTCACGCTCTTATACAAGCACAACCAGTTCtacaaaatattcaaataatAGATAGTTATACCAAGACAAAAGAATGTACGGACCCAGATCATTGGTTCATTATTGAGGGAAAATTGTCCATCCCGAAGGGAAGTCAGGAAAGTATATCATTTCAAGTGCCTGAAGCCTTTGATTCATTCCCTCAAGAATCTTTCAGCATAAAATATAACTCGAACAGCGCCGCCACGATATCGCGGTCAGATGAACCGACAAACAATTTTACCATTTCTATTCCAGAGAAAATTTCAGAAGATATAACCACCACATTTAATTTCCTTGCACAGCTTACATCAGATGCTAAGTCAAAAGTTACAGAACCGAAGTCAATCGTGTACAGTTTCTATTCAGAAGGTGAAATGTTTAATGACGTCATTGATTATGTTGCTAAGAATACCTCTGCTATAACAACAAATGGGGGcatatacaaaaaaaataatactgCCTGGTTTACTGTTGATTTGCCAATGGCAACTTTTTTACAGCCTTTTTATCTGACTTCTCAAGCATCGTCCTCTTCTGGATATGAATTTAATACCAAGCTAACTAAGTTCGAGGTTATCACTGCTGTTGACTCTTTTAATGAACCTCTTAGGTCCATTCCATATACAGCTGTTCATGATTACTCCGCTGGAGACCAAATCAAATGCCTGTTTAATTCTACCGTTAGTGGTGGGTTATACTTGCGTGTGACTTACTTCACGAAGGAGCTATCTAGCTCGTCCATATCGAATGCTGTAGAGTTAATATATCCTGATGAGATGACGtctgaaaaacttttgaacAAAAGAGATACTTCAACCACCTTAGGTTTGGAGTTTTTTTCCGAGTCAGCAGCTAATATTGATCCCACCACCAGTGATGAAACCACAAGTTCGAATGCTGCTATTGCACCAACTTATTCAAACTCAACAAATTCTTATGCATCACAATCATCAGTTGCTACAAGTTTAAATAGTCAAATTTCTACTTCTTCAGCCAATAACGCCAGCAACGCGTTCCAAACTTCTTCATCCGTTACTCCTCTGGCTGAATCTGGCTCCATAGTAAGCAATGCGGAAGCTTCTTCCACGGTTACAGTATCTACAGGTACCCATTCTTCAGTATATGGTACAAGGCAGGTATCTGTAGATGTTTCAAAGGCGTCAACACTAAGTTCTTCGAATTCAACCTTTTCTACTCCTTCATCTACTCAATCTTTCATGGTAACCCAAAGGAGTACCAGCTCAGGTAGTCTATCTGCTATTGAAGCTTCATACGTTAGCAACTCTACAATCGCTGCTACTCAAACTGTTACGACTACTTCATCAAGTGGTAATGTAACTGTTTCCTCTATTGAACAATCTGCAACTACGACATCATCTGTTAGTAACATCACAATTTCAGTATTATCATCTAATACAAAACATGCAATAAGCCATTCATACGTTAGTAATTCCACAGCTACTCCATCTTCGTCTATTCTCAAATCCATCACTAGCGTTCCATACGTAGCAAACTCCACAACATCAGCTGCAGCACAATCTGCTACTATTGCCCCCTTTGCAACTAATTTTACAGTAGCCAGCCTTTCATCCCATATTACAAATACTTCCTCAGTTGACACTATTACTTCCAGTTTATCTTCCGGTCCATTTGTGTCAAACATAACGGTGGCGTCGGGGTCTTATAGACTAAGTACTACTACAGAATCTGCACAACTTACAGAAATTGGAAGTTTGATACCGATCTCCACAATTACTACTAGCACAACTAACCTTCCAACCAACCGAACTGGTTACGATAATTTAGTTTCTTCCACTGAAACAGTTCAAGCTACAACAACTAATGATTCACCTACATTTTCAACAACCAACACTAAGGATGCGACAATACTCTTTAGTTCCAGAAACgctacttcttctttaaattcCGTTTCTGGTTCGCTTCCAACCACTCATGGTAATAGCCCGCTATCAACTTCTATAATTGGCACTAAACTTACCGCAGCCGCCACTGGCAGAAATGGCAGTTCAAGTTCAGCTTCCCCTACTAACTTCAATCAAACCATAGCTACTGTTACGGATAGGAGTGGCGCATACAGTATAACCTCATCCACAGAGTCAGCACAGATTACAGAATACGGAAGCTTGCTTCCGATTTCCACCCTACAAAAATCTGCATTTGCCACCGGTAGCGGTAAAAACGGTACCTCTGGTTTCGTTTCCTCTACCAAATTCACACCTACTACTGCTACTGCTACTGCTACTGCTACTGATAAAGGTAACGCTTATAGTGTAATATCTTCTACAGAATCCGCTCTGGTTACAGAATATGGTAGTTTGCTTCCAGTCTCTaccttgaaaaaatcaacagTCATTATGGGCACCGATAAGGACGGTTTGTATACTTTGACCACATGTATTGAATCCGCCGAAGCAACAGAATATAGTGGTTTAATTCCAATTTCTACAATCCGAAGTTCATACATTTATACTTTGACTGATGAAAGCGTAGTAGCTAGTTACAGTACCACAATAGATGCTGCACAATACGCCAAACATACAAGTTTAGTTGCAGTATCCACCATAAAGGATGCAAAATCCTCTCTTTCTACCGAAGAAAGTGTAGTAACTGGTTATAGCACCACAGTAGGCGCTGCACAATACGCCAAGCATACAAGTTTAGTTGCAGTATCCACCATAAAGGATGCAAAATCCTCTCTTTCTACCGAAGAAAGTGTAGTAACTGGTTATAGCACCACAGTAGGCGCTGCACAATACGCCAAGCATACAAGTTTAGTTGCAGTATCCACCATAAAGGATGCAAAATCCTCTCTTTCTACCGAAGAAAGTGTAGTAACTGGTTATAGCACCACAGTAGGCGCTGCACAATACGCCAAGCATACAAGTTTAGTTGCAGTATCCACCATAAAGGATGCAAAATCCTCTCTTTCTACCGAAGAAAGTGTAGTAACTGGTTATAGCACCACAGTAAGTGATGCACAATATAACAAACATACAAGCTTAGTCCCCGTAGATACATTGAAGGTTAGTACATTCCAAGAACCAACGATAACTGAGGTTTGTACCACATGTACCGCCGCATCTTCCTTTCATTCCGCAACTTTAGGTGCTTATACTACGCTAACAAGCTCCAAAGAGTCTCTATCTACAATTGTTACATGGTATTCCTCCTCAACTATCAAGCCTCCTTCAGTTTCCACTTACATGGGTGCTGCCAATCAATTAAATATAAGTATTGGTGGTCTATTATTGGGTATAATGTCTTTTCTATTGTAA
- the PFA3 gene encoding palmitoyltransferase PFA3 (similar to Saccharomyces cerevisiae PFA3 (YNL326C); ancestral locus Anc_3.12) yields the protein MNENFSLTKFFPRCLTTCLYAWTTYITLTRIHEIPKWFLTLTIVATLTVALYTYYKVISRGPGSPLDFPDLIVHDLKAAENGLELPPEYISKRCMTLKHDGRFRVCQVCHVWKPDRCHHCSSCDICVLKMDHHCPWFAECTGFKNQKFFIQFLMYTTCYAFLVLIYTCYELGTWFNSGSFNRELIDFQLLGVALLAVAVFITVLAFTVFSIYQVCKNQTTIEVHGMRRYRRDLEIINDSYGTNVYSENVFDLGSSMANWQDIMGSSWLEWLLPIETYKYKKSKHTKDEKGLYFNVRPEVQDRLLSSRCLEDRLLRRVTPRPSLETNRPSVEILV from the coding sequence atgaatgaaaatttctCGCTCACTAAGTTTTTTCCCAGGTGTTTGACAACATGCCTATATGCCTGGACCACATATATAACACTGACAAGAATCCATGAAATACCGAAATGGTTTCTCACGTTAACAATAGTTGCGACATTGACAGTAGCCTTGTACACGTATTACAAAGTTATTTCTAGAGGTCCTGGATCTCCTTTAGATTTCCCAGACTTAATAGTCCATGACCTTAAAGCAGCAGAAAATGGTCTCGAACTTCCTCCAGAGTATATCTCAAAAAGGTGTATGACCTTAAAACACGATGGAAGGTTTCGAGTGTGCCAAGTATGCCATGTTTGGAAGCCAGATCGCTGTCATCATTGTTCATCGTGTGATATTTGTGTACTGAAGATGGATCATCATTGCCCGTGGTTCGCCGAATGCACCGGTTTTAAGAATCAGaagttttttattcaatttttaATGTACACTACATGTTATGCATTCTTAGTTCTAATTTACACCTGTTATGAGCTCGGTACGTGGTTTAATTCTGGTAGTTTTAACCGTGAATTGATTGACTTTCAACTATTAGGTGTGGCGCTGTTAGCCGTTGCTGTCTTCATTACTGTTCTAGCATTTACCGTTTTCAGCATTTATCAGGTTTgtaaaaatcaaacaacTATCGAGGTACATGGTATGAGAAGATACCGAAGGGATCTCGAAATCATCAACGATAGCTATGGAACAAATGTATATTCAGAGAATGTATTTGATTTGGGTTCCTCAATGGCCAACTGGCAAGATATTATGGGTTCATCTTGGTTAGAATGGCTACTTCCTATTGAGACCTACAAGTACAAAAAGTCCAAACATACGAAGGATGAAAAAGGTTTATACTTTAATGTAAGACCTGAAGTACAAGACCGATTGTTGAGTAGTAGATGCCTAGAAGATCGCCTGTTGAGAAGAGTAACTCCAAGACCATCATTGGAAACTAATAGGCCCTCCGTAGAAATATTGGTGTAA
- the FIG4 gene encoding phosphatidylinositol-3,5-bisphosphate 5-phosphatase (similar to Saccharomyces cerevisiae FIG4 (YNL325C); ancestral locus Anc_3.14), translating to MNNDAIEHTLGGGLLTTSGSKQRKTSKFVMGKYTLYETKDRMYIVGSNKRETMFRILEIDLTVPRGELSVLEDNVFFTRNEIMNVLASLEEATEDGLHKKITGYGLLGFIKFTCWYYLIMVTKYSQVAVIGGHGINHIDGIDIIPITNNYKKPEKNSDEVRLLNIFKDLDLTKTFYFSYTYDITNTLQTNILREKLKAVDRSDITIPSMISDYNEMFVWNNNLLSPIFACIDTVFDWFQCIIHGFIDQVNVSVLGKSTYITLIARRSHHFAGARFLKRGVNNKGYVANEVETEQIVTDMILTPFHQPGNGFFDSDRYTSHVQHRGSIPLYWTQDASNLTTKPPIRINVVDPFFAPAALHFDNLFQRYGGGTIQILNLIKTKEKTPRETKLLWEFGQCVDYLNEFLPTKKKIDYTSWDMSRASKQDGQGVIEFLEKYAVDTVTRTGIFHNGPDFASTKIQEGICRSNCIDCLDRTNAAQFVIGKRALGFQLKSLGIIDNSYLEYDSDIVNILTELFHDLGDTIALQYGGSHLVNTMETYRKINQWSSHSRDMIESIKRFYSNSFVDAQRQDAINLFLGHYAWKEGFPSLWEMNTDFYLHNAYTLNMPRRSYTHWWNDYHIKSIKELINEELIATGNDVTREKIIKNVRGYPGAFDNYWNEYYLPRSVTWIRDLFAYNMNSTRRYHNTLTKQDKSMSPFTSRKQSWLNNKLKMITSSKNLEGISIRETETTCLEKNMSPKQELELYEHYLHIISNRSQKLENKMNSFSYSKYPIFISHENNEISSVKETIGESPVDIAEDFTDLYDSGDNDDETTVEALLIAPDHVLVDEKFYEKVLDVDNYKPVLDSYSTVIQIKPDNLQLYKDLCVSKDIKLEFQ from the coding sequence ATGAATAATGACGCAATAGAACATACACTTGGTGGGGGTTTACTCACCACTTCTGGGTCGAAGCAGAGAAAGACTTCTAAGTTTGTAATGGGTAAATATACATTGTATGAAACTAAGGATCGAATGTACATTGTGGGAAGCAATAAAAGGGAAACTATGTTTCGTATTTTAGAAATTGATCTTACTGTGCCTCGTGGAGAATTGAGTGTGTTAGAGgataatgtttttttcaccaGGAATGAAATTATGAATGTATTGGCAAGTTTGGAAGAAGCTACCGAGGACGGTttacataaaaaaatcacagGCTATGGTCTTTTGGGATTCATTAAATTTACTTGTTGGTATTACTTAATAATGGTTACCAAGTACAGCCAGGTTGCAGTGATTGGTGGTCATGGTATTAACCATATTGATGGAATTGATATTATTCCTATTACGAACAACTATAAGaaacctgaaaaaaattcagatGAGGTAAGATTATTGAATATATTCAAGGATTTGGATTTGACAAAAACTTTCTATTTCAGTTATACTTACGATATCACAAACACTTTACAGACTAATATTTTGCGGGAGAAATTAAAAGCCGTTGACAGATCTGATATTACTATACCTTCCATGATAAGCGACTATAATGAGATGTTTGTTTGGAATAACAATTTGTTATCTCCAATTTTTGCTTGTATTGATACTGTTTTTGATTGGTTTCAATGCATTATACATGGATTTATTGACCAAGTAAATGTTTCCGTTTTGGGGAAATCCACATACATTACCTTAATCGCAAGAAGGTCCCATCATTTCGCAGGTGCACGTTTCCTGAAACGTGGCGTTAACAATAAAGGGTATGTCGCTAATGAAGTGGAAACAGAACAAATCGTAACGGATATGATTTTGACCCCATTTCATCAACCAGGAAATGGATTCTTCGATAGTGATCGCTATACTTCCCATGTGCAGCATCGTGGCTCAATTCCCTTATATTGGACTCAGGATGCGTCCAATTTAACTACAAAGCCGCCTATTAGAATTAATGTGGTAGATCCATTTTTTGCTCCAGCTGCATTGCATTTCGATAACttatttcaaagatatGGCGGTGGAACCATTCAAATTCTGAACCTAATTAAgaccaaagaaaagacaCCTAGAGAAACTAAATTATTATGGGAATTTGGGCAATGTGTAGATTATCTGAATGAATTTTTgccaacaaaaaagaaaatagattATACTTCCTGGGATATGAGCAGGGCTTCTAAACAAGATGGTCAAGGtgttattgaatttttagaGAAATATGCTGTAGACACCGTCACAAGAACAGGAATATTTCACAATGGGCCAGATTTCGCTTCTACCAAGATTCAAGAAGGAATATGTCGAAGCAATTGTATCGACTGCCTTGATAGAACCAATGCTGCCCAATTCGTTATCGGCAAAAGGGCACTTGGTTTCCAACTCAAATCTTTGGGAATTATCGATAATAGTTACTTAGAATACGATTCAGATATTGTAAACATATTGACCGAACTGTTCCATGATTTAGGTGATACTATTGCACTACAATATGGCGGCTCGCACTTGGTAAACACCATGGAAACCtatagaaaaataaatcaatGGAGTTCACACTCAAGGGACATGATCGAAAGTATTAAAAGGTTTTACAGTAATTCATTTGTCGATGCACAAAGGCAAGATGCTATTAATTTATTTTTGGGTCATTACGCTTGGAAAGAGGGATTTCCCTCATTGTGGGAAATGAACACCGATTTTTATTTGCATAATGCGTATACTCTCAACATGCCAAGAAGGAGTTATACTCACTGGTGGAATGATTACCACATTAAAAGCATAAAAGAACTGATTAATGAAGAACTCATTGCAACAGGAAACGATGTCACTAGAGagaaaattattaaaaatgTTAGAGGTTATCCTGGCGCCTTCGATAACTACTGGAATGAATACTATCTACCAAGATCGGTAACTTGGATTCGCGATCTTTTTGCATATAACATGAACTCGACAAGAAGATATCATAATACGTTAACAAAACAGGATAAATCTATGTCGCCATTTACCTCCAGGAAACAGAGTTGGCTGAATAACAAGCTGAAAATGATCACCTCCAGCAAGAATTTGGAAGGAATTAGTATAAGAGAAACTGAAACTACTTgtttagaaaaaaacatgtCTCCGAAGCAAGAATTAGAACTGTATGAGCATTACTTACATATAATCTCCAATAGAAGCCAAAAgctagaaaacaaaatgaatTCATTTTCATACTCGAAATATCCCATTTTTATCAGTCATGAAAATAACGAAATTTCATCGGTAAAAGAAACTATAGGAGAATCGCCAGTTGATATTGCAGAAGATTTTACTGATTTATACGACAGCGGTGATAACGATGATGAAACGACAGTAGAAGCATTGCTTATTGCTCCTGATCATGTGTTggttgatgaaaaattctatGAAAAAGTCCTCGATGTCGATAATTATAAACCTGTTCTTGATAGCTACTCGACTGTTATACAGATCAAGCCCGATAATCTACAGCTCTATAAGGACTTATGTGTGTCCAAAGATATAAAACTTGAGTTTCAATGA
- the LEM3 gene encoding Lem3p (similar to Saccharomyces cerevisiae LEM3 (YNL323W); ancestral locus Anc_3.16) produces MVNFDLGQVGEVFRRKDKGAIVAEDNSEEEDVDASEFEEDEVKPVRTKNRRPKEDAFTQQRLAAINPVLTPRTVLPLYLLIAVVFVIVGGCILAQNAKVDEVTIYYQDCMKNATSSWSEMPSEYWQLLFHKNKTYNVAPQWKFVDDESDDFTKQRGTCQIRFHTPTDMKNSVYLNYVLEKFAANHRRYVLSFSEDQIRGEDASYETVHDATGINCKPLSKNADGKIYYPCGLIANSMFNDSFPLQLVNVDDTSKNYSLTNKGINWESDKKRFKKTKYNYTQIAPPPYWENMYPDGYNETNIPDIQDWEEFQNWMRPGAFDKITKLIRINKNESLPAGEYQLDIGLHWPVLEFNGKKGIYLTHGSHLGGSNPFLGIVYLIGGCICAAMALILLSFWLIGGRKIADASSLSWNMK; encoded by the coding sequence ATGGTAAATTTCGATTTAGGTCAAGTTGGAGAGGTATTTCGTAGAAAAGACAAAGGGGCTATAGTTGCAGAGGACAActcagaagaagaagatgtcGATGCTTCTGAAttcgaagaagatgaagtaAAGCCTGTGCGTACAAAGAACAGAAGGCCAAAGGAGGATGCGTTTACACAACAAAGATTGGCGGCTATTAACCCGGTGTTAACGCCGAGAACGGTCTTGCCTCTTTACTTGCTGATTGCTGTTGTGTTTGTTATTGTAGGAGGGTGCATATTAGCGCAAAACGCCAAGGTAGATGAGGTGACTATATATTACCAGGATTGTATGAAGAATGCGACGTCATCATGGAGCGAAATGCCCTCTGAATATTGGCAATTGCTTTTccataaaaataaaacatatAATGTGGCACCGCAATGGAAGTTTGTAGACGATGAATCGGATGACTTTACAAAACAAAGGGGCACCTGTCAAATCAGGTTCCATACACCAACAGATATGAAAAACAGTGTTTATTTGAATTATGTACTGGAAAAGTTCGCTGCTAATCACAGAAGGTATGTTCTGTCCTTTAGCGAAGATCAAATACGTGGGGAAGACGCCTCTTATGAAACGGTGCATGATGCAACAGGTATAAATTGTAAACCGTTATCCAAGAACGCTGATGGGAAAATATACTATCCATGTGGGCTAATTGCGAACTCGATGTTCAATGACAGTTTCCCCCTACAGTTAGTAAATGTGGACGATACGTCAAAGAACTATTCGTTGACCAATAAAGGAATTAACTGGGAGtctgataaaaaaaggttcAAAAAAACTAAGTACAATTATACACAGATTGCGCCTCCACCATACTGGGAAAACATGTATCCAGACGGATATAACGAGACAAATATTCCTGATATTCAAGACTGGGAAGAATTTCAGAACTGGATGAGACCAGGTGCGTTTGACAAGATTACAAAATTGATTAGGATCAATAAGAATGAGAGTTTGCCAGCAGGTGAGTATCAATTGGACATTGGCCTGCATTGGCCAGTATTGGAATTCAATGGTAAGAAGGGAATCTACCTGACCCACGGTTCTCATCTTGGCGGCAGCAATCCATTTTTGGGTATAGTTTACCTAATTGGGGGCTGTATCTGTGCCGCCATGGCACTGATATTGCTATCATTTTGGTTAATTGGTGGAAGAAAGATTGCCGATGCATCAAGTTTATCATGGAAcatgaaatag